The following coding sequences are from one Acomys russatus chromosome 16, mAcoRus1.1, whole genome shotgun sequence window:
- the Nat9 gene encoding alpha/beta-tubulin-N-acetyltransferase 9 isoform X2 — protein MKLNQNTVLLGKKVVLVPYTSEHVPRYHEWMKSEELRHLTASEPLTLEQEYAMQCSWREDEDKCTFIVLDAEKWQAQPRPPEESCMVGDVNLFLTDLEDPTLGEIEVMIAEPSCRGQGLGSEASLLMMAYGVTKLGLTKFEAKIGQENEPSIRMFQKLHFKQVAVSNVFQEVTLRLAVSEPERQWILERTSHMEEQPYRGGMTEPVTATQCEQESWNHPLPRPDSCMGDKCTVPSVCARPS, from the exons ATGAAGCTGAATCAGAACACAGTTCTGCTGGGCAAGAAGGTGGTCCTGGTACCCTACACTTCCGAGCATGTGCCTAG gtACCATGAGTGGATGAAGTCGGAGGAACTGCGGCATCTGACAGCCTCAGAGCCCCTGACCCTAGAGCAGGAATATGCGATGCAGTGCAGCTGGCGTGAAGATGAAGACA AGTGTACCTTCATTGTGCTGGATGCAGAGAAGTGGCAggcccagccccgcccccccgaAGAGAGCTGCATGGTGGGAGATGTGAACCTCTTCCTCACAGATCTAGAGGACCCCACCTTGGGGGAGATTGAGGTCATGATTGCAG AGCCCAGCTGCAGAGGTCAGGGCCTTGGTTCCGAGGCTTCTCTCCTGATGATGGCTTATG GAGTGACAAAGCTAGGTCTGaccaagtttgaggccaaaaTCGGGCAAGAAAATGAACCCAGCATCCGGATGTTCCAGAAACTTCACTTTAAGCAG gtggctgtgagcaacGTCTTCCAGGAGGTGACACTCAGGCTGGCAGTGAGTGAGCCAGAGCGGCAGTGGATTCTGGAGCGGACAAGCCACATGGAAGAGCAACCCTATAGAGGTGGGATGACAGAGCCTGTGACAGCTACCCAGTGTGAGCAGGAGAGTTGGAACCACCCACTCCCAAGGCCAGACAGTTGCATGGGAGATAAATGTACAGTACCTTCAGTCTGCGCCAGGCCCTCGTGA
- the Nat9 gene encoding alpha/beta-tubulin-N-acetyltransferase 9 isoform X1: MGVSLAVCRLRRLEGRGTAFVPRKRAEAGGLQAATMKLNQNTVLLGKKVVLVPYTSEHVPRYHEWMKSEELRHLTASEPLTLEQEYAMQCSWREDEDKCTFIVLDAEKWQAQPRPPEESCMVGDVNLFLTDLEDPTLGEIEVMIAEPSCRGQGLGSEASLLMMAYGVTKLGLTKFEAKIGQENEPSIRMFQKLHFKQVAVSNVFQEVTLRLAVSEPERQWILERTSHMEEQPYRGGMTEPVTATQCEQESWNHPLPRPDSCMGDKCTVPSVCARPS, from the exons ATGGGTGTGAGTTTGGCGGTTTGCAGACTAAGGCGGTTAGAGGGTCGAGGAACCGCCTTCGTGCCACGCAAAAGGGCTGAGGCCGGAGGACTTCAA GCAGCTACAATGAAGCTGAATCAGAACACAGTTCTGCTGGGCAAGAAGGTGGTCCTGGTACCCTACACTTCCGAGCATGTGCCTAG gtACCATGAGTGGATGAAGTCGGAGGAACTGCGGCATCTGACAGCCTCAGAGCCCCTGACCCTAGAGCAGGAATATGCGATGCAGTGCAGCTGGCGTGAAGATGAAGACA AGTGTACCTTCATTGTGCTGGATGCAGAGAAGTGGCAggcccagccccgcccccccgaAGAGAGCTGCATGGTGGGAGATGTGAACCTCTTCCTCACAGATCTAGAGGACCCCACCTTGGGGGAGATTGAGGTCATGATTGCAG AGCCCAGCTGCAGAGGTCAGGGCCTTGGTTCCGAGGCTTCTCTCCTGATGATGGCTTATG GAGTGACAAAGCTAGGTCTGaccaagtttgaggccaaaaTCGGGCAAGAAAATGAACCCAGCATCCGGATGTTCCAGAAACTTCACTTTAAGCAG gtggctgtgagcaacGTCTTCCAGGAGGTGACACTCAGGCTGGCAGTGAGTGAGCCAGAGCGGCAGTGGATTCTGGAGCGGACAAGCCACATGGAAGAGCAACCCTATAGAGGTGGGATGACAGAGCCTGTGACAGCTACCCAGTGTGAGCAGGAGAGTTGGAACCACCCACTCCCAAGGCCAGACAGTTGCATGGGAGATAAATGTACAGTACCTTCAGTCTGCGCCAGGCCCTCGTGA